GCGGTTGGTCAACAGGATCACGGAAAAACCGGACTCGAGGTCCATCCAGAAGGACGTCCCCGTAAACCCCAAATGCCCCACGCTGTTTCTGGCAAACAGGGTTCCCGCGCTCGAGCCTTGGGCGCTCGGGGTGTCGAATCCCATTCGGAAGGTGTTCGATTCCACCGAACCGGCGCCCGTAAACAACTCGCGGACACGCTTCGGGCTCAGCGCGAGCCCCTCTTCCCCCGACCAGCATCGATATAGCAGGCTCAACAAGACATGCACGTCCCGGACGGACCCGAACAGGCCCGCGTGCCCGGAAAATCCTCCCATGGCGAACGCGTTCCGGTCGTGGACTTCCCCCTGCAGGTATCGTTTCCGATAGGCGCAGTACGCGGTTTGAACGAATCGATCCGGTGGATCCGCCGCCCGGTCGTTTCGCCTGAATCCCGTGTCATTCAGGCCTAAAGGCCGGAACAGCCTCTGTTCGAGCCATCCGTCCAATTCCTGTCCCGCGATCCGTTCAATCACCCCCTCGAGCAGCATGTATCCCAAATCGCTGTAGCAGGCCCGGGTTCCCGGCGGTCCGGCGAGCGATTCCCGCAGAATCCATTCACGCACCCGCTCCTTGTTGGATAGTCCCTCGCGGCCGCGAAAGCGCGGATAGTAGGCCCGGAAGGCCGGAAGACCGGACGTGTGTTCGAGCAGGTGACGCACCTGAATTCGACCCATGGAGGACGAAGTCGAAGCGGGAAGATCCAACAGTTCCCCAAGAGACCCGTTCCATTCCAGGTCACCCCGGTCCACGAGCAGGGCCGTAGCCAGGGCGGCGCCCAGCGGTTTCGTCAGGGACGCGAGGTCGAATACCGCGTCGCGCGTCATAGGCTCCGGCTCGGGATACAGTTTAGCGTGACCGAACGCCTCGTGAAAAACAACCCTCTCCGCATAGGCCACGTGCAGCACGGCCCCCGGAAACGTGTGTTGTCCGATGGCGTCCTCGAAGAGCCTCGTAATTTCGGTTCGGACCTCTCGAGGAACCCGATCCGCCATGGAGGATGGTTCAGTCATATGGGAACGTGATGGAACATCGGGCGGAATTCAGAACAGCCGGTAATCCGATGGGCAGGATGTGATTGGAAGAGCCGTGTCCAATGGGCGCTCGGCCCCAAATGGGGAAACCATCGCCGCCCCATAATTCGAGCACCCTCTCCCACACGTGCTCCTCCTGAGCGCTCTCCCCGAAGTGGCCGATCAACAGGCCGCGCAGCCGGTCGAACTTCCCGGAAAGCCGCAGATGCGTCAGCGCGCGGTCGATCCGGTACATGACTTCACCGGTATCCTCGATAAACAGCACGGCCGAATCGAATTCCGGCTCGTAGGGCGTTCCCATCAGGTGGCACAGCATGGTCAAATTCCCCCCGGTCAGCGCGCCTTCCGAGTCCCCGCCCTTCAGCACCTCCACTTCGGGCCAAAGCAGGTCCGGCATTCGAGGGGAAGTCGTCATCCGAACAAACGCCTGTATCGAGGGTTCATCGAGGCCCGCCAGGCTGGTCACCATGGGGCCGTGAAACGTAATCAGGCCCGTTCGTTGGTGCAGTGCGTGCAGCAGGGCCGTCACGTCGCTGAAGCCGATCAAGGTTTTCGGATGGTGTTCGATGGTCTCGTAAGGGATGCGATCGAGGAGCCTCATACACCCATAGCCCCCGCGCGCGCACATGATCGCCGATACGGATTCATCTCTCCACAAAGCCATCAGACCGTCCAGCCGATTCGAATCCGTACCCGCCAGGTATTCGAGACGGCTGTCCATTCCAGGCGCCAGGACCGGGTCAAAGCCCAGATCCGCCAGGAGCTGCAAACCCTTTTCAAAAGCTTCCCGGTCAAAACCCGAAGCCGGGGCCGCAACGCACCCTTCCCTTGTTTATTGGACATGCCATAATTTCATGTAAGTAGGGGCGTATTGCAATACGCCCCTATCGCTCCATAAAAGCAGTCCGGGCCCGTCGACCTCGATTATCGGACCCGCTTCACTGCGGAAAAGGTCCAAGACGTATGGAAGAATCGAATGTTGCCGGCGGAACTTCTTCCCGGCGAGCCTCCCTGTTGCGTAGAATCGTCCGAGGACGTCCCTACCCGGTCGGTTTGACCCTTCCCCAGGCTTCCTGCAATTACCGGTTCCGTTCGTAAATGATACGAAGCCCCTCCAGGGTCAGGAACTCGAGGGTTTCGTCGATACAGTCACACTCTTTTTCCAGAATCCTCGCCAGGCCCCCCGTGGCGACGACTTTGGGAGTCGGCTGTATTTCCAGCTTCATGCGTCTCACAATACCCTCGACCATGCCCGCGAAACCGTAGATGATGCCCGACGTCATCGCGCTCACGGTATCTTTACCCAAGGCCGCTTTGGGGCGTGTGAAGATCTCGACGCGCGGCAGTTTGGACGCTCGCTGAAAAAGCGCCTCGCAGGAGATCATGACGCCCGGCGCAATGGAACCGCCCAGGTATTCCCCTTTCGCCGAAACGCCGTCAAAGGTGGTCGCTGTTCCGAAATCCACCACGATCAGGCTGCATTTGTATCGTTCGTAGGCCGCAAGGGCGTTCACCAGCCGATCCGCGCCCACTTCCTTCGGGCTGTCGATTCGAATCGGCATTTTGGTCTTGATGCCGGGCTCGACGATCAATGCTGTGACCCCGAAATAGAGAAGAGAGAACCGCTCGAGACTGTTCAACATCGGCGGCACTACGCACGAGACGATAACACCGCCGATGGAAGCGGGATCTATTTTGCCCTGGCGAAGGAGCACGTCCATCAACACGGAATATTCATCCGCCGTTCGATCCTTTTCCGTTCGGATACGCCAACTGCCGATCAATTCTTCGCCTTCGTACACCCCGAAAACCGTGTTGGTGTTTCCGGCGTCCAGGACCAGAAGTCGTTCCTTTTCGTTCATCTATCTCACCCCAGTTGTTTGCGAACAACGCCGGCCATCTCTTGAGCCAGCGTTTCTATGAGTGCGAGATCATCGCCCTCGATCATGACTCTTGCCTTAGACGAGGTTCCCGAGTAGCGCAATAGAATCCGCCCCCGGTCCTTCAGACGACGTTCAATCTCGTCATAGGTTTCTTTAATATCCGGTATGGTCATAAGGTCCGGCTTCTCCGTTACCGCGACGTTGACCAGAACCTGCGGGTACGACTCCATCGCGTCATCGAGAGCGGCCAGACTCTTTTCCTCCCGCATCATCACCGCCAGCACCAGCAGAGCGGTCAG
Above is a genomic segment from Deltaproteobacteria bacterium containing:
- a CDS encoding serine hydrolase, encoding MTEPSSMADRVPREVRTEITRLFEDAIGQHTFPGAVLHVAYAERVVFHEAFGHAKLYPEPEPMTRDAVFDLASLTKPLGAALATALLVDRGDLEWNGSLGELLDLPASTSSSMGRIQVRHLLEHTSGLPAFRAYYPRFRGREGLSNKERVREWILRESLAGPPGTRACYSDLGYMLLEGVIERIAGQELDGWLEQRLFRPLGLNDTGFRRNDRAADPPDRFVQTAYCAYRKRYLQGEVHDRNAFAMGGFSGHAGLFGSVRDVHVLLSLLYRCWSGEEGLALSPKRVRELFTGAGSVESNTFRMGFDTPSAQGSSAGTLFARNSVGHLGFTGTSFWMDLESGFSVILLTNRLLARPRNARIRGFRPRLHDLVWKSMRESGAFLQGPK
- a CDS encoding LD-carboxypeptidase, which gives rise to MQLLADLGFDPVLAPGMDSRLEYLAGTDSNRLDGLMALWRDESVSAIMCARGGYGCMRLLDRIPYETIEHHPKTLIGFSDVTALLHALHQRTGLITFHGPMVTSLAGLDEPSIQAFVRMTTSPRMPDLLWPEVEVLKGGDSEGALTGGNLTMLCHLMGTPYEPEFDSAVLFIEDTGEVMYRIDRALTHLRLSGKFDRLRGLLIGHFGESAQEEHVWERVLELWGGDGFPIWGRAPIGHGSSNHILPIGLPAVLNSARCSITFPYD
- a CDS encoding type III pantothenate kinase, which translates into the protein MNEKERLLVLDAGNTNTVFGVYEGEELIGSWRIRTEKDRTADEYSVLMDVLLRQGKIDPASIGGVIVSCVVPPMLNSLERFSLLYFGVTALIVEPGIKTKMPIRIDSPKEVGADRLVNALAAYERYKCSLIVVDFGTATTFDGVSAKGEYLGGSIAPGVMISCEALFQRASKLPRVEIFTRPKAALGKDTVSAMTSGIIYGFAGMVEGIVRRMKLEIQPTPKVVATGGLARILEKECDCIDETLEFLTLEGLRIIYERNR